One Saccharomyces kudriavzevii IFO 1802 strain IFO1802 genome assembly, chromosome: 4 genomic region harbors:
- the SAS10 gene encoding rRNA-processing protein SAS10 (similar to Saccharomyces cerevisiae SAS10 (YDL153C); ancestral locus Anc_7.330), with protein sequence MASKNFNRSKASSGADDVDPYGLNEVDDFASKREKVLLGQSTLADRANNDGSDSLIEDEEEEEVLAMDDDESIDEGEDEDAEEKLDGAAAYKKIFGRNLETDQVPEEDEESGMLDNENAWGSTKGEYYGADDLDDEEAAKEIEKEALRQQKRHLEELNMNDYLDEEDEEEWVKNAKEFDLDEFKSSTKQPETNVSIKDILNMDDEARDICLKTMFPEFAPLSKEFIDLVPKFEELKKSDENEFNKLKIIALGSYLGTISCYYSIMLHELHNNEDFSSMKGHPVVERILTTKEIWRQASELPSDFDMVRRDGSEREEISNIEAFNEERLNALEINKDFGTEESKEQQKEDEESGESGDEDDVNIDDFEEYVAQSRVHSKPKTWSTSEADDFVESEIADVDAQDKKARRRTLRFYTSKIDQQENKKTDRFKGDDDIPYKERLFERQQRLLDEARKRGMHDNNGADLDGKEYGPEDEAVSKSINTQGENDYYQQVQRGKQIKKTSRKEAHKNAIIAAREGKLAELADNVEGDGKRAINYQILKNKGLTPRRNKDNRNSRVKKRKKYQKAQKKLKSVRAVYSGGQSGVYEGEKTGIKKGLTRSVKFKN encoded by the coding sequence ATGGCCagcaaaaatttcaacagAAGCAAGGCCTCCAGTGGCGCGGACGATGTCGATCCATATGGTTTGAACGAAGTCGATGATTTTGCTTCTAAGAGGGAAAAAGTTCTACTTGGGCAGTCAACTCTTGCTGATCGTGCTAACAATGACGGGAGTGATTCTTTGAtagaagacgaagaagaagaagaagttctGGCCATGGACGATGATGAGTCTATAGACGAaggtgaagatgaagatgctgaagaaaagttgGATGGTGCTGCAGCttataagaaaatttttggcaGAAATTTAGAGACGGATCAGGTtcctgaagaagatgaagagagTGGTATGTTGGATAACGAAAATGCCTGGGGTTCTACAAAAGGTGAATACTATGGGGCCGATGACTTGGATGATGAGGAAGCTGCTAAAGAAATCGAAAAGGAAGCGTTACGACAACAAAAAAGGCATTTGGAAGAACTCAATATGAACGATTATTTAGATGAGgaggacgaagaagaatggGTGAAAAATGCCAAGGAGTTTGACTTGGATGAATTTAAGAGCTCTACTAAACAGCCAGAAACGAATGTCTCCATAAAGGATATTTTAAACATGGATGACGAAGCAAGAGATATTTGTTTGAAAACGATGTTCCCCGAATTTGCTCCTCTTTCGAAAGAATTTATAGACCTAGTTCCCaagtttgaagaattgaagaaatctgATGAAAACGAATTCAATAAACTAAAAATAATTGCGCTTGGAAGCTATTTAGGCACGATATCTTGCTACTACAGTATCATGCTGCATGAACTCCATAATAATGAAGACTTCTCTTCTATGAAAGGTCATCCAGTTGTTGAAAGGATTCTaacaacaaaagaaatttggaGACAAGCTAGCGAACTACCATCAGATTTTGACATGGTTAGAAGGGATGGTTCCGAACGGGAAGAAATTTCCAACATTGAGGCTTTCAATGAAGAGAGGTTGAATGCATTGGAAATTAATAAAGATTTCGGCACAGAAGAAAGCAAAGAACAACAAAAGGAAGACGAAGAAAGCGGAGAAAGtggtgatgaagatgacgtgaatattgatgattttgaagaatacgTAGCACAATCACGGGTACATTCCAAACCAAAAACATGGTCCACATCTGAAGCTGATGATTTTGTTGAATCAGAAATTGCTGATGTGGATGCACAAGATAAAAAGGCCCGCAGAAGAACTTTGCGTTTCTACACTTCGAAAATTGACCAACAGgagaataaaaagacaGACAGATTCAaaggtgatgatgatattcCATATAAAGAGCGTTTATTCGAAAGGCAGCAACGTCTATTGGACGAAGCTCGTAAACGTGGTATGCATGACAATAATGGCGCTGATCTAGATGGTAAGGAATATGGTCCAGAGGACGAGGCGGTTTCTAAAAGTATCAATACTCAGGGTGAAAATGATTATTATCAACAGGTACAAAGAGGTAagcaaatcaaaaaaaccTCTCGTAAAGAGGCCCACAAAAACGCTATCATTGCCGCTAGGGAAGGCAAACTTGCTGAGTTGGCTGATAATGTCGAGGGTGACGGCAAACGTGCTATTAACTaccaaatcttgaaaaataaaggtcTAACGCCTAGAAGAAACAAGGACAACAGAAATTCTCGTGttaaaaagagaaagaagtaCCAAAAGGCGCAAAAGAAACTCAAATCTGTTCGTGCTGTTTATTCTGGTGGCCAATCTGGCGTGTATGAAGGTGAAAAGACCGGTATCAAGAAGGGTTTGACAAGATCTGTtaaattcaagaattaa
- the RPC53 gene encoding DNA-directed RNA polymerase III subunit C53 (similar to Saccharomyces cerevisiae RPC53 (YDL150W); ancestral locus Anc_7.329), producing the protein MSSNKGNGRLPSLKDSSPNGGSAKPSLKFKPKAVARKSKEEREAAASKVKLEEDSKRGNDMKNFNNNKNKRVNGTSGQQRRMPKYLNNTHVISSGPLAAGNFVSERGDLRRGFIKSEGSGSSLVQRGLQTIDNGAESSDDEAEKDGNEGVASKSKKKFNMGREFDANNLIEDEDEGENGKSSDVDMNDEAWGSKQIEQLFPVRPVRVRHEDVENVKREIQEALSEKPTREPTPSVKTEPAETELQSYLEERERQTKEKLGDLALQKEFQSVDEKEVAAELELLKADHQHILRKLKNMNNKPERFMVFQLPARLPSFEKPAVKEEEGEVETQTSDSAKKKKTTKKKNTKDVIPIEELAGNVGSIRVHKSGKLSVKIGNVVMDIGKGAETTFLQDVIALSIADDASSAELLGRVEGKIVVTPKI; encoded by the coding sequence ATGAGCAGTAATAAGGGCAATGGGCGCTTGCCATCGTTAAAAGATTCTTCACCTAATGGAGGATCTGCGAAGCCTTCGTTGAAGTTTAAGCCAAAAGCTGTTGCGAGAAAATCTAAGGAAGAGAGAGAAGCAGCTGCATCCAAGGTGAAGCTGGAGGAGGACTCCAAAAGAGGCAATGAcatgaaaaacttcaataacaataagaataaaagagTAAACGGCACTAGTGGGCAACAAAGACGAATGCCCAAGTACTTGAACAATACGCATGTTATTTCCAGTGGTCCCTTGGCTGCCGGCAACTTTGTTAGTGAGAGAGGTGATCTCAGGAGGGGTTTCATCAAGTCAGAAGGCAGCGGATCATCTCTAGTGCAAAGAGGCTTACAAACCATTGACAATGGCGCTGAAAGCTCTGATGATGAGGCAGAAAAGGACGGTAATGAGGGCGTAGCGTCCAAGTCTAAGAAGAAATTTAATATGGGAAGAGAGTTTGACGCTAACAATCTCATAGAAGACGAGGACGAGGGcgaaaatggaaaaagcaGTGACGTAGATATGAATGATGAGGCATGGGGATCCaaacaaattgaacaatTATTCCCCGTAAGGCCCGTTCGTGTAAGACACGAGGACGTTGAAAATgtcaaaagagaaatacAAGAAGCTCTTTCCGAGAAGCCAACTCGCGAACCTACGCCTAGTGTGAAGACGGAACCTGCTGAAACTGAATTACAATCGTATTTAGAAGAGAGAGAGAGGCAGACCAAAGAGAAACTCGGAGATCTTGCATTACAAAAGGAGTTTCAGTCTGTTGATGAGAAGGAGGTCGCTGCTGAATTAGAGCTATTAAAGGCGGATCATCAACACATACTAAGGAAGTTaaagaatatgaataatAAGCCTGAAAGGTTCATGGTCTTCCAATTGCCCGCCAGACTgccatcttttgaaaaaccaGCCGTGAAGGAGGAGGAAGGCGAAGTAGAAACGCAAACCAGCGACTCtgcgaagaagaaaaagaccaccaagaaaaagaacaccAAAGATGTCATACCCATCGAAGAGCTGGCTGGTAATGTTGGCTCCATAAGAGTTCATAAATCGGGCAAGCTCTCTGTGAAAATTGGGAATGTGGTCATGGATATCGGCAAAGGTGCCGAAACCACATTCTTACAAGACGTCATAGCATTGAGTATCGCTGACGATGCATCGTCAGCTGAACTTTTGGGCCGTGTGGAAGGTAAAATAGTAGTCACACCAAAAATCTAA
- the ATG9 gene encoding autophagy protein ATG9 (similar to Saccharomyces cerevisiae ATG9 (YDL149W); ancestral locus Anc_7.328), producing the protein MERDEYQQPNSHGKNTFLSRIFGLQSDEVSPSFNSQEMSNFPIPDIERGSSLLHSSTGSQEDRDENDLRVPESDQGSSTEEEDEEEEDVQAYAPQITDKLESIHQLSVGTSEKNAFGTEENGLERLAEGSTDDSVPKVGQLSSDEEDNEFINNDGFEDDTPLFQKGNMRKFDSKKSNSVEENQRPLFFRHILQNNYPQRNTKKLFTSSKTSHYDKGKNLDSASGNISRNKKDSAKYFGGTSQARFAGSSSNHTNRFTKLFPLRKPNLLNNISVLNNTPEDRINTLSVKERALWKWANVENLDMFLQDVYNYYLGNGFYCIILEKILNIGTLLFVVFISTYMGHCIDYSKLPASHQISDIIIDNCYSTNITGFTKFLLWMFYFFVILKIVQLYFDVQKLLELQNFYKYLLNISDDELQTLPWQNVIQQLMYLKDQNAMTANVVEVKAKNRIDAHDVANRIMRRENYLIALYNSDILDLSLPIPLFRTNVLTKTLEWNINLCVMGFVFNESGFIKQSVLKPSQREFTREELQKRFMLAGFLNIILAPFLVTYFVLLYFFRYFNEYKTSPGSIGARQYTPIAEWKFREYNELYHIFKKRMSLSTTLANKYVDQFPKEKTNLFLKFVSFISGSFVAILAFLTVFDPENFLNFEITSDRPVIFYITILGAIWSVSRNTITQEYHVFDPEETLKELYEYTHYLPKEWEGRYHKEEIKLQFCKLYNLRIVILLRELTSLMITPFVLWFSLPSSAGKIVDFFRENSEYVDGLGYVCKYAMFNVKDLGSKDTGRSEENDLTKTTAMNGNKTFNSKRKRKVTTEDHGDKDMANNKMLQSYVYFMDDYSNSENLTGKYQLPIKRAYQNAEGDSSLNNKYSWRKQFQPGQKPEIFRIGRHALGPNHYISPAIYSTKNPEKTWNSNNNNDNNNNNDSGTNAAARNDINNNNNNNGHEYNLTESFLDSGAFPHCDGINQDSVLNSPNNGNGILNRGGVLGLVKEYYKKSDVGR; encoded by the coding sequence ATGGAGAGAGATGAATATCAGCAACCTAACTCCCATGGGAAGAATACTTTTCTATCGCGAATATTTGGTTTACAGTCGGATGAAGTTAGCCCTTCTTTTAACAGCCAAGAGATGAGCAATTTCCCCATACCGGACATAGAAAGAGGTTCATCTTTGTTACATTCTTCAACTGGTAGCCAGGAAGATCGGGACGAGAATGATTTACGTGTTCCTGAGTCCGACCAAGGCTCCAGCacggaagaagaagacgaagaagaggaggatGTTCAAGCGTATGCACCGCAGATTACTGATAAACTAGAGAGCATCCACCAGTTAAGTGTTGGAACGAGTGAGAAGAATGCATTTGGAACGGAAGAGAATGGTCTAGAGAGGCTCGCAGAGGGCTCCACTGATGATTCTGTGCCAAAAGTCGGACAGCTTTCGTCAGACGAAGAGGATAATGAGTTCATAAATAATGATGGATTTGAGGATGATACTCCCCTCTTTCAAAAGGGCAACATGCGAAAGTTCGACTCTAAAAAGAGCAATTCTGTCGAAGAAAATCAACGGCCTTTGTTCTTCAGGCATATCCTACAGAACAACTATCCTCAGCGTAATACTAAAAAGTTATTCACCTCGTCGAAAACTTCTCACTACGATAAGGGCAAGAATTTGGATAGTGCTTCTGGTAATATTAGCAGGAATAAGAAGGATAGTGCCAAGTATTTTGGTGGTACCTCGCAAGCCCGGTTTGCTGGCTCGTCATCAAATCATACAAATCGGTTCACGAAGTTGTTCCCGCTGCGAAAGCCAAATTTGTTAAACAACATATCTGTTTTGAATAATACCCCTGAAGATAGAATTAATACCTTGAGTGTGAAAGAGCGGGCTCTTTGGAAGTGGGCAAACGTAGAAAACCTCGATATGTTTCTGCAAGATGTTTACAATTATTATTTGGGAAATGGGTTCTATTGCATCATACTGGAAAAAATACTGAACATAGGTACTTTGCTTTtcgttgtttttatttccaCATACATGGGTCATTGCATTGATTATTCTAAATTGCCGGCAAGTCATCAGATCTCAGACATCATTATTGACAACTGTTATTCCACTAATATAACAGGAtttacaaaatttcttctttggatgttttatttttttgtaattctCAAGATTGTCCAGCTATACTTCGATGtccaaaaattattagaatTGCAAAACTTTTACAAGTACCTTTTAAACATATCGGATGATGAACTTCAAACTTTGCCCTGGCAAAATGTAATACAGCAGCTAATGTATCTAAAAGATCAGAATGCAATGACGGCAAATGTTGTCGAAGTTAAAGCTAAGAATAGAATTGATGCGCATGATGTGGCCAATAGGATCAtgagaagagaaaattaCCTCATAGCACTTTACAATAGTGATATTCTGGATCTGTCCTTGCCGATACCATTATTTAGAACCAACGTTTTGACCAAAACATTAGAATGGAATATTAACTTATGCGTCATGGGTTTTGTGTTCAATGAATCTGGTTTTATAAAGCAAAGTGTCTTAAAACCTTCTCAAAGAGAATTTACAAGGGAAGAATTGCAAAAAAGGTTTATGTTAGCGGGATTTCTTAATATTATACTGGCACCATTTCTGGTTACATATTTCGTTTtgctttattttttcagataTTTCAATGAGTACAAGACATCGCCTGGCTCCATTGGTGCTCGCCAATATACACCGATTGCAGAATGGAAATTTCGTGAATACAATGAGCTTTACCATAtttttaagaaaagaatgagCTTGAGCACGACATTGGCCAACAAATACGTCGATCAATTCCCGAAGGAAAAGACAAAtctatttttgaagtttgtttcttttatcaGTGGGTCATTCGTGGCAATTCTAGCTTTTCTTACCGTGTTTGATCCAGAgaactttttgaatttcgAAATTACTTCAGATAGGCCCGTCATTTTTTACATTACTATATTGGGTGCTATATGGTCCGTGAGTAGAAATACAATAACCCAAGAGTATCATGTTTTTGATCCAGAAGAGACACTTAAGGAGCTGTATGAATATACCCACTACCTGCCAAAAGAATGGGAAGGACGATATCACAAAGAGGAAATCAAATTACAGTTCTGTAAATTATACAACTTGAGGATTGTAATTCTTCTGCGTGAGCTCACCAGTTTGATGATAACGCCGTTCGTGCTATGGTTTTCATTACCTTCTTCAGCTGgtaaaattgttgatttctttaGAGAAAATTCTGAATATGTGGATGGATTGGGCTACGTTTGTAAGTATGCCATGTTCAACGTGAAAGACCTTGGCAGTAAAGATACTGGAAgaagtgaagaaaatgacttGACCAAGACGACGGCTATGAATGGAAACAAGACATTCAACAGTAAGCGGAAGAGGAAAGTGACCACCGAAGACCATGGCGATAAAGATATggcaaataataaaatgtTACAATCATATGTGTATTTTATGGACGATTATTCCAACAGTGAAAACTTGACCGGAAAATACCAGTTGCCTATTAAAAGGGCTTATCAAAATGCTGAAGGCGACTCCTCCCTCAATAATAAATACTCCTGGAGGAAACAATTCCAGCCAGGTCAAAAGCCAGAGATATTTAGGATAGGTAGGCATGCGTTGGGCCCCAACCACTATATTTCTCCTGCAATATACTCTACAAAGAATCCCGAGAAGACTTGGaacagtaataataataatgataataataacaataatgataGCGGTACCAATGCCGCTGCTAGAAACgatatcaataataataacaataataatggaCATGAATACAACCTCACAGAATCATTCCTGGATTCGGGCGCATTTCCTCATTGTGATGGAATAAACCAGGATAGTGTGCTAAACTCGCCTAATAACGGTAATGGCATACTCAATAGAGGTGGTGTTCTGGGACTTGTCAAAGAATATTATAAGAAGTCTGATGTTGGAAGATGA
- the NOP14 gene encoding snoRNA-binding rRNA-processing protein NOP14 (similar to Saccharomyces cerevisiae NOP14 (YDL148C); ancestral locus Anc_7.327) gives MAGSQLKNLKAALKARGLTGQTNVRGKSKKNPKRQAKEYDREEKKKAIAEIREEFNPFEVKATRNKRRDGPPSKSADRIAVGKPGISKQIGEEQRKRAFEARNMIKNKRGGVIDKRFGERDKLLTEEEKMLERFTRERQSQSKRNANLFNLEDDEENEDMFGDDLTHLGQSLSLEDELGNDEDDFLTSKRVHENDAGQLQPQRKKTKAEVMNEVIAKSKFYKQERQKAQGILEGQIDDLDDNFEDIMSELMTTQPKKNAMEPKTDIDKEYDVKVRELQQDRRAAPTDRTKTEEEKNAEAEEKKRELEQHRLDRMNGMIELEEGEEKGVEDLDNGFWENEDDYEDEDDGIANSDDDINLEEKDQDTKFSQVLKEKNISISCPETHDLLLRQVHKLNLADHPRIVKNIIKTYQPKLAEGNKERLGKFTAVLLRHVIFLSNQEYSKNIQVFKDTQNTLISILKTLSEKYNKELSEECREYINEMQARYKRDYFDALSNGDLVFFSIVGTLFSTSDQYHLVITPALILMSQYLEQIKFNSLKRIAFGAILVRIILQYQRISKRYIPEMVYFFQKILLTFIVKKKYQEIPLDFENIRLDSYELGLPMDVDFSKKRSAIIPLHTLSTMNKEPQSVDQIISLLLNIMESLDVAISTVWKELPAFEEIISPIQKLLNAYVSRYSHFVKPSGILNKIEKLLKFTEHIPLTLQNHKPVSIPTHAPKYEENFNPDKKSYDPDRTRSEINKMKAQLKKERKFTMKEIRKDARFEARQRIEEKNKESSKYHAKMAHIVNTINTEEGAEKNKYERERKLRGGKK, from the coding sequence ATGGCCGGTTCACAActaaagaatttgaaggCTGCCTTAAAGGCTCGCGGGCTTACAGGTCAAACAAATGTCAGAGGCAAGAGTAAAAAGAATCCGAAAAGACAAGCAAAGGAGTATGACCgtgaagagaagaaaaaggctATTGCTGAAATTAGAGAAGAATTCAATCCCTTTGAAGTAAAGGCTACTAGAAATAAGAGGAGAGATGGCCCGCCTTCTAAAAGCGCTGATCGTATTGCAGTGGGTAAGCCTGGTATCTCCAAACAGATAGgtgaagaacaaagaaaacgtGCGTTTGAGGCAAGAaatatgataaaaaataagCGTGGTGGTGTGATTGATAAGAGATTTGGTGAGAGAGACAAATTACTGACCgaggaggaaaaaatgttgGAACGTTTCACCAGAGAGAGACAAAGTCAATCTAAGAGAAATGCAAATTTATTCAATcttgaagatgacgaagaaaatgaagatatgtTTGGAGATGATCTTACACATTTGGGACAATCGTTATCTTTGGAAGATGAGTTAGgcaatgatgaagatgattttttAACTTCCAAACGAGTTCATGAAAATGATGCTGGACAGCTCCAACctcaaaggaaaaaaaccaaaGCTGAGGTCATGAATGAGGTCATTGCCAAATCAAAGTTCTATAAACAGGAAAGGCAAAAGGCTCAGGGGATACTGGAAGGCCAAATAGACGATCTGGACGATAATTTCGAAGATATCATGTCTGAATTGATGACGACGCAACCGAAGAAGAATGCGATGGAGCCTAAAACCGATATAGATAAGGAATATGATGTCAAAGTAAGGGAATTACAACAGGACAGGAGAGCTGCCCCCACTGACAGAACAAAgactgaagaagagaaaaatgctgaagctgaagagaaaaaacgTGAGTTGGAGCAACATCGTCTTGATCGTATGAATGGGATGATTGAACTAGAGGAAGGAGAGGAAAAGGGCGTAGAAGACTTGGATAATGGATTCTGGGAGAATGAGGATGACTatgaggatgaggatgatgGTATTGCCAATTCTGATGACGATATCAACTTGGAAGAGAAGGATCAGGATACAAAGTTTTCTCAAGtcttgaaggaaaagaacATCTCCATTTCATGCCCTGAGACACATGATCTACTACTGAGACAAGTGCACAAGTTGAATCTAGCTGACCATCCCAGAATCgtcaaaaatatcattaaAACATATCAACCAAAATTGGCTGAAGGTAACAAGGAAAGACTGGGAAAATTTACTGCAGTTTTGCTAAGACATGTTATTTTCCTAAGCAACCAAGAATATTCTAAAAACATTCAAGTTTTTAAGGATACTCAAAATACGTTAATCTCGATTTTGAAGACCCTTTCAGAGAAATATAATAAAGAGCTTTCTGAAGAATGTAGAGAATACATAAATGAAATGCAGGCACGTTATAAAAGAGACTATTTCGATGCTCTATCAAATGGTGATttggttttcttctccatcGTTGGTACTTTATTCTCCACCTCAGACCAATATCATTTGGTAATAACTCCCgcattgattttgatgagTCAATACTTAGAACAAATCAAATTTAATTCATTAAAGAGAATTGCATTTGGTGCAATTTTGGTAAGAATTATTTTACAATATCAACGCATCTCCAAAAGATATATACCTGAAATGGTCTACtttttccagaaaattTTACTCACTTTtattgtcaaaaaaaaatatcaagagaTACCATTAGATTTTGAGAATATCAGATTGGATTCCTACGAGCTGGGTCTTCCAATGGATGTTGACTTTTCTAAAAAAAGGTCAGCTATTATTCCATTGCATACCTTATCaacaatgaataaagaacCGCAATCAGTGGACCAAATAATTTCCTTATTACTAAATATTATGGAATCACTAGATGTAGCCATCTCTACTGTGTGGAAAGAATTGCCAGCCTTCGAAGAGATTATTTCACCTATTCAGAAATTATTAAATGCATATGTTTCAAGGTATTCTCATTTCGTAAAACCAAGTGgtattttgaacaaaattgAGAAGCTTTTAAAATTTACTGAACACATTCCATTAACTCTACAAAACCACAAGCCTGTTTCCATACCTACACATGCGCCTAAATACGAAGAAAACTTCAATCCTGATAAAAAATCTTATGATCCTGATAGAACAAGAAGCGAAATTAACAAGATGAAGGcccaattgaaaaaggaacgCAAATTCACTATGAAAGAGATTCGTAAAGATGCTAGATTCGAGGCTAGACAAAGaatcgaagaaaagaacaaggAAAGCAGTAAATACCATGCGAAGATGGCTCATATTGTTAATACTATCAATACCGAAGAAGGTGCCgaaaagaacaaatatgaaagggaaagaaaattacgtggtggaaaaaagtaa
- the RPN5 gene encoding proteasome regulatory particle lid subunit RPN5 (similar to Saccharomyces cerevisiae RPN5 (YDL147W); ancestral locus Anc_7.326), whose product MSRDAPIKADKDYSQILKEELPKIDSIAQNDYGSALDQLLVLEKKTRQASDLVSSKEVLSKIVDLLASQNKWDDLNEQLTLLSKKHGQLKLSIQYMIQRIMEFLKSSKTLDLDMRIKVIETIRVVTENKIFVEVERARVTKDLVEIKRKDGKIEEAADILCELQVETYGSMDMSEKIQFILEQMELSILKGDYSQATVLSRKILKKTFKNPKYESLKLEYYNLLVKISLHKKEYLEVAQYLQEIYQTDVIKSDEARWKPVLSHIVYFLVLSPYGNLQNDLIHKIQNDNNLKKLESQESLVKLFTTHELMRWPIVQKTYEPVLNNDDLAFGGEANKHHWEDLQKRVIEHNLRVISEYYSRITLLRLNELLDLTETQTETYISDLVNQGIIYAKVNRPAKIVNFEKSKNSSQLLNEWSNNVDELLEHIETIGHLITKEEIMHGLQAK is encoded by the coding sequence ATGTCAAGAGACGCTCCAATCAAGGCCGACAAGGATTATAGTCAAATTTTAAAGGAAGAGCTTCCTAAAATTGATTCAATCGCTCAAAATGATTACGGCTCTGCTCTAGACCAATTGTTGGTCttagaaaagaagacaagACAAGCTTCAGATTTGGTCTCCTCGAAGGAAGTCCTGTCCAAGATTGTGGATCTGTTAGCATCACAAAATAAGTGGGACGATTTAAATGAACAATTGACTTTATTGTCGAAGAAACACGGTCAACTAAAACTTTCTATCCAGTACATGATACAGAGGATTATGGAATTCCTGAAAAGCTCGAAAACTCTAGATTTGGACATGAGAATCAAGGTCATTGAAACCATTAGAGTCGTTACGGAAAATAAGATATTTGTGGAAGTTGAAAGAGCTAGAGTTACCAAAGATCTGGTGGAAATCAAAAGGAAAGATGGCAAGATTGAAGAAGCCGCCGACATCTTGTGCGAACTACAGGTCGAGACTTATGGTTCAATGGATATGTCTGAAAAGATTCAGTTTATATTAGAGCAAATGGAATTGAGCATACTAAAGGGTGACTATTCTCAAGCCACAGTGCtctcaagaaaaattctaaagaaaactttcaaaaacccTAAATatgaatctttgaaactgGAATATTATAATCTTTTGGTGAAGATTAGTTTGCACAAGAAGGAGTATCTAGAAGTTGCACAGTATTTGCAAGAAATTTACCAAACAGACGTTATCAAATCAGATGAGGCAAGATGGAAACCCGTTTTATCTCATATAGTGTATTTTTTGGTTCTTTCACCTTACGGCAATTTACAGAATGATTTGATTcacaaaattcaaaacgATAACAACctgaaaaaactggaaagCCAAGAATCTTTAGTGAAATTGTTTACCACACATGAGTTGATGAGATGGCCAATCGTTCAGAAAACTTATGAGCCTgttttgaataatgatgatttgGCATTTGGGGGAGAAGCTAACAAGCATCACTGGGAagatttacaaaaaagagTCATTGAGCACAATCTGAGAGTCATTTCCGAATACTACTCCAGAATTACTTTATTAAGATTAAATGAACTGCTGGATCTGACAGAGACCCAGACTGAAACCTACATTAGTGATTTGGTTAATCAAGGCATCATATACGCAAAAGTTAATAGACCTGCCAAAATCgtcaattttgaaaaatccaaaaattcaagtcAACTATTGAACGAATGGTCGAAtaatgttgatgaattaCTAGAACATATAGAAACAATAGGCCATTTGATtacaaaagaggaaattaTGCATGGTTTGCAAGCCAAATGA